The genomic stretch TGTATCCGCCGCTCGCCGCGCGGACCTTCGCGCTGCGTGCCCAGGCTCGAGGTGCGCGGCTGATGACAGGGTGTCCGGTTCGGGAGCTGCGCTCGGGAAGTGTCGTGATCTCCAATGGGGAGGTGCTGACGGCACGGCACATCGTGCTCGCGGCGGGCGTGGCCAGTCCCACGCTCTGCCCTGGGCTGCCCATCTCTCCGCGCAAGGGGCACCTGCTCATCACCCGGCGCGGGGCTCCCGTGGTGCATCACCAACTGGTGGAGCTGGGCTACCTCAAGAGCGCGCACGGCACGGACGGCGCTTCCGTGGCGTTCAATGCCCAGCCGCGTGTCACGGGGCAGCTCTTGCTGGGCTCGTCGCGACAGCCGGGCGATGCGACGCGCGAGGTGGACGCGGCGCTCCTGGAGCGCATGCTGAAGCGCGCGGCCATGTTCCTTCCGGGGCTCGATGGCTTGCAGGCACTGCGCGTCTGGACGGGGCTGCGTCCGGCGACACCCGATGGTCTGCCCTTGCTGGGGCCTCATCCGGAGAAGCCGTGGCTCTGGCTGGCTTGTGGCCATGAGGGGCTCGGTATCACCACCGCCACGGGCAGCGCGCGACTGGTGGCGGACCAGCTGCTCGGGCGCACCAGCCCCATCGATGCGCGTCCGTATTCACCCGCGCGCTTCCTGGCGGTGTCCTCTCGGGAGGTCGCTCATGCGTGAGCCCGCGTCGAAGGCCACCCCGCTCGTCACCCTGCGCATCAACGGACGTGCTGTCACGGTGCCGGTGGGAACGTCTGTCGCGGCTGCGCTGGCGATGACGGACCGCTTCGTCAGTCGCGCCGACTTGAGCGGGCGCCCCCGCGGGCCCCTCTGCGGAATGGGGGTCTGCTTTGAGTGCCGAGCCACCATCGATGGTGTGCCCGAGGTCCTCATGTGCCTGACGCCGTGCCGTGAGGACCAGGAGGTGGTGACCGATGCGTGAGGCCTGTGACCTCGTGGTCGTCGGCGCCGGACCTGGCGGACTCGCCGCCGCTTGCCGTGCGGCCGAGGCGGGGCTGGATGTGCTCGTCCTCGACGCCCAGCCCGAGCCCGGTGGTCAGGTCTGGAGAGGCGAGGCCCGAAAGGGCGCGAATCGCCTCGCGCGCCGGTGGCTCACCCGCTTCGCCGCGTCGGGCGCTCGCTTTCGTCCAGGCGCCCGCGTCGTCGCCGCGCCCCAGCCGGGAGTGCTCCTGGTCGAAGAGGGCTCCTCCTCGTTCGCGGTGCGCTACGGCCGCGCGGTGCTCGCCACCGGCGCACGCGAGCGCTTCCTCCCGTTCCCCGGCTGGACACTGCCGGGCGTGCTGGGCGTCAGCGGCCTCCAGGTGCTCGTAAAGGATGGCTTCCCCATTCGCGGCAAGCGCGTGGTGCTCGCCGGCACGGGCCCGCTGTTGCTCGCCGCCGCCGCGACGATTCACGCCCACGGTGGCGAGGTCCTCTACATCGCCGAGCAAGCCTCCGCCGCGAGCCATTGGGGCTTCGCCCTCCAGCTCTGGCGACACCCGGCCAGGCTGCTCCAAGGCGCCTTGATGTCCGCGGCGCTCATCAGCGTGCCCACGTCCACGGACGCCTGGGTCATCGCCGCTGAAGGCGAGGGCCGGGTGGAGTCGGTGCGCCTGTCCGTGCGCGGTCGCGAGGAACAGCCGCGGTGCGACTACCTGGGCGCGGCCTACGGGCTCGTGCCCAATCTGGAAGTGGCCCGGATGCTGGGCTGTGAAACCTCGGCCAGCGCGGTGGTCGTGAACGAGCGCCTGGAGACGCGAGTCCCCAAGGTCCACGCCGTGGGCGAGCTGCTCGGCATCGGCGGCGTGGACCAGGCGCTCGTCACTGGAGAGCTGGCCGGACTCGCCGCCGCCGAGCAACCCATCCCCGTCGAGCTGGAGCACACCTGGCATCGCGTCCACGCGTTCGCCGCCCAGCTCGCGCTGCATGACGCGCCACGCGCGGAGCTGCGACGACTGGCCACGCCCGACACGCTGCTGTGCCGCTGCGAGGACGTGCCCATGTCCGCGCTGGAGGGCTGTCAGAACCTCCGCGAGGCCCGGCTGTACGCCCGGCTGGGCATGGGCGCCTGCCAGGGCCGCACCTGCGGCACGGCGGCGCAAACCCTCTTCGGCTGGCCGGGCGAGGACGTGCGCCCACCGTGTCTTCCCGCGCGCATCGGCAGCCTGCGCCTTCCCTCGGACGTTTCCTCTACCCACACGAGAGAGTCATGAACCTCTGGACTGGTGTCCTCCCCGCCATCACCACCCCCTTCAACGCGGACCTGTCCGTCG from Myxococcus xanthus encodes the following:
- a CDS encoding NAD(P)/FAD-dependent oxidoreductase yields the protein MSAFDCVIVGGGIVGAALADVLSADGVSVALVEARSIGAGTTACGMGHLVAMDDNAAELALTSWSVSLWRELADGLPRAVEYDACGTLWLAADDEEMAAVSAKVANYRAAGVRAEVLDSAALHEAEPALAPGLVGALRVVDDAVLYPPLAARTFALRAQARGARLMTGCPVRELRSGSVVISNGEVLTARHIVLAAGVASPTLCPGLPISPRKGHLLITRRGAPVVHHQLVELGYLKSAHGTDGASVAFNAQPRVTGQLLLGSSRQPGDATREVDAALLERMLKRAAMFLPGLDGLQALRVWTGLRPATPDGLPLLGPHPEKPWLWLACGHEGLGITTATGSARLVADQLLGRTSPIDARPYSPARFLAVSSREVAHA
- a CDS encoding (2Fe-2S)-binding protein produces the protein MREPASKATPLVTLRINGRAVTVPVGTSVAAALAMTDRFVSRADLSGRPRGPLCGMGVCFECRATIDGVPEVLMCLTPCREDQEVVTDA
- a CDS encoding NAD(P)/FAD-dependent oxidoreductase, which encodes MREACDLVVVGAGPGGLAAACRAAEAGLDVLVLDAQPEPGGQVWRGEARKGANRLARRWLTRFAASGARFRPGARVVAAPQPGVLLVEEGSSSFAVRYGRAVLATGARERFLPFPGWTLPGVLGVSGLQVLVKDGFPIRGKRVVLAGTGPLLLAAAATIHAHGGEVLYIAEQASAASHWGFALQLWRHPARLLQGALMSAALISVPTSTDAWVIAAEGEGRVESVRLSVRGREEQPRCDYLGAAYGLVPNLEVARMLGCETSASAVVVNERLETRVPKVHAVGELLGIGGVDQALVTGELAGLAAAEQPIPVELEHTWHRVHAFAAQLALHDAPRAELRRLATPDTLLCRCEDVPMSALEGCQNLREARLYARLGMGACQGRTCGTAAQTLFGWPGEDVRPPCLPARIGSLRLPSDVSSTHTRES